From Veillonella dispar, one genomic window encodes:
- a CDS encoding LptF/LptG family permease, which produces MRLLDKYILKAFVGPFLFGVFAFTSIFIGTGTLFRIAQYITEYGAPLLLVMKAFVLALPSIVILTFPMSVLLASLMTFSRLSSTSEIVVMRAGGLSFLRLAMPVYIIALIISIGAVAFNEFVVPRTNNMYQTIVREQIMKNASPQTQNHIVLKTMNGNDLGTLMYAKSYNAETKKLSMITVQQFGEGGKLQQVENADTAVWNGQYWVMQNGIIYDISAGDGVERTMKFKEQSLPIKSAPKDIQQDQRKPEELTIKELRHQIKAYKAAYTNANKLEMEMYQRFTIPLASFVFALVGAPLGLQKQRSSSSIGFGISILIIFIYYGVMTFAGALGKGGALPTVFAALIPDTLGIIAGLYLNWRVSK; this is translated from the coding sequence ATGAGATTATTAGATAAATATATACTAAAAGCCTTTGTAGGCCCGTTCCTATTTGGGGTATTTGCTTTTACCAGTATCTTTATTGGTACCGGTACATTGTTTAGAATTGCTCAATATATTACTGAATATGGGGCTCCATTATTGCTTGTTATGAAAGCCTTTGTATTGGCTTTACCAAGCATTGTTATCTTAACATTCCCTATGTCAGTGTTATTGGCTTCTCTTATGACATTTAGTCGTTTGAGTAGCACCAGTGAAATTGTTGTTATGCGTGCCGGTGGTCTTAGCTTTTTACGTTTAGCGATGCCGGTATACATCATCGCTCTCATCATCTCAATTGGGGCTGTCGCATTTAATGAATTTGTTGTACCACGTACAAATAATATGTATCAAACAATTGTACGGGAACAGATTATGAAAAATGCATCACCTCAAACACAAAATCATATCGTTTTAAAAACGATGAATGGTAATGATTTAGGTACATTGATGTATGCTAAAAGCTACAATGCAGAAACTAAAAAGTTAAGCATGATTACGGTGCAACAATTTGGTGAAGGTGGCAAGCTACAACAGGTTGAAAATGCAGATACTGCCGTTTGGAATGGTCAATATTGGGTGATGCAAAACGGCATCATTTATGATATTTCCGCCGGTGATGGTGTAGAACGTACAATGAAATTCAAGGAGCAATCCTTGCCAATTAAATCTGCACCAAAGGATATTCAACAAGATCAACGTAAACCAGAAGAATTAACAATCAAAGAATTACGTCATCAAATTAAAGCGTATAAGGCGGCGTATACGAATGCAAATAAACTAGAAATGGAAATGTACCAACGTTTTACAATTCCATTAGCTAGCTTTGTATTTGCTCTTGTAGGTGCTCCATTAGGCCTTCAAAAACAACGCTCTAGCTCATCTATTGGCTTTGGTATCAGTATTTTAATCATCTTTATCTACTATGGTGTGATGACATTTGCTGGTGCATTAGGTAAAGGTGGTGCATTGCCGACTGTATTTGCCGCATTAATTCCAGATACATTAGGTATCATTGCCGGTTTATATTTAAATTGGCGTGTATCCAAGTAA
- a CDS encoding S-layer homology domain-containing protein produces MKKQFATIFAATAVLGVTTAFAANPFSDVTPDSWAYQAVSQLAQSGIVNGYPDGTFKGQNNITRYEMAQMVAKAMANQDRANAEQQAMINRLADEFSNELNSLGVRVSRLENRVGNVKVTGDARIRYQGSEDKGVYKTNSKSLTDGRARVQFNGKVNDKTEAVVRVKGNYEFGDSTKGADATIDRAYVDHKFGNSVSAKGGRFQQTIGGGLMYDDTFDGAQLNVGNDKVQVQGAYGYMMAGAADGNSKSDNPSVAYVGVKGKVGQESTVGGFYSKLSSGNLNHNGSTVNSDSQDVYGFNADFRKDKVWVGGEWLKASNVNDSQAWTAGVGYGNYDIAKKGTWDVKGQYFNQKANAPIVSSTWDQAYDLTNTSNGYKGYMASVNYAVQDNVGLSAGYGFNSKDQKGNDLSDFYRAELNYKF; encoded by the coding sequence ATGAAAAAACAATTCGCAACAATTTTTGCAGCAACAGCAGTATTAGGTGTAACAACAGCATTCGCTGCTAACCCATTCTCTGATGTAACTCCAGATAGCTGGGCATACCAAGCTGTATCTCAATTAGCACAATCTGGTATCGTTAATGGTTACCCAGATGGTACTTTCAAAGGCCAAAACAATATCACTCGTTATGAAATGGCTCAAATGGTAGCTAAAGCAATGGCTAACCAAGATCGTGCTAATGCAGAACAACAAGCAATGATTAACCGCTTGGCAGATGAATTCTCCAACGAGTTGAACAGCTTGGGCGTACGCGTATCTCGTTTGGAAAATCGAGTAGGTAATGTAAAAGTTACTGGTGATGCTCGTATCCGTTACCAAGGTTCTGAAGATAAAGGAGTTTATAAAACAAACAGCAAATCCTTAACAGATGGACGTGCACGTGTTCAATTCAATGGTAAAGTTAATGATAAAACTGAAGCTGTTGTTCGTGTAAAAGGTAATTACGAATTCGGTGACTCCACAAAAGGTGCTGATGCGACAATCGATCGTGCTTATGTAGATCACAAATTTGGTAATAGCGTATCTGCTAAAGGTGGTCGTTTCCAACAAACAATTGGTGGCGGTTTAATGTACGATGATACATTTGATGGTGCTCAATTGAACGTAGGTAATGATAAAGTTCAAGTACAAGGTGCTTATGGTTACATGATGGCAGGCGCTGCTGATGGCAACTCCAAATCCGATAATCCTTCCGTTGCATATGTAGGTGTTAAAGGTAAAGTTGGTCAAGAATCCACAGTTGGTGGCTTCTACTCTAAATTGTCTAGCGGCAACTTGAATCATAACGGTTCTACAGTTAACTCTGATAGCCAAGACGTATACGGCTTCAATGCAGATTTCCGTAAAGACAAAGTTTGGGTTGGTGGTGAATGGTTGAAAGCTTCCAACGTAAATGATTCCCAAGCTTGGACAGCAGGTGTTGGGTATGGTAATTACGATATCGCTAAAAAAGGTACATGGGATGTAAAAGGTCAATACTTCAACCAAAAAGCTAACGCTCCAATCGTAAGTTCCACTTGGGATCAAGCATATGACTTAACAAATACATCTAATGGTTACAAAGGTTATATGGCTAGCGTAAACTACGCAGTACAAGATAACGTAGGCTTATCTGCAGGTTATGGTTTCAACTCTAAAGACCAAAAAGGTAATGATCTTTCCGATTTCTACCGTGCAGAATTAAACTACAAATTCTAA
- a CDS encoding gluconeogenesis factor YvcK family protein yields MLRKRWFRWLIPGLNIKRWLALFSCGVGLLIIGISLMFNYQWLAVLEDVVLAFSYNMTGFYNYNVLIAVGAVILSIGAVLMLIGTSKVIKTIIRAVLPNPDSKVSDIIFQNIRLDKGPKIVVIGGGTGLSNLLRGLKTHTSNLSAIVTVADDGGSSGRLREDFKMIAPGDLRNCLVALAEQEGVMENLFRYRFEGENELSGHSFGNLFITALAQVYDGDVEEALEAASKLLRVRGRVIPSSTEFIKLVAEMTDGTIVEGESNIPNSGKRIRHMYSEPAQPKPEGAALRAIDEADVIIFGPGSLYTSIIPNLLTDKIASHVRASKANKIYIANVMTQPGETTDYTLSDHVEALIAHGGEGIVDTVLANDGPLPIQMVEQYSAVGSEPVALDTKKLQAKGIRTIRATLISPKKPAVHDPERLGKVIMDIVHAMQSDTEPHILEYYLQRDDH; encoded by the coding sequence ATGTTGCGAAAAAGATGGTTTCGGTGGCTTATACCGGGCCTAAATATAAAACGTTGGCTTGCCCTATTTAGTTGTGGTGTAGGTCTTTTAATCATTGGCATTTCCTTGATGTTTAACTATCAATGGCTTGCCGTTCTTGAAGATGTTGTACTGGCCTTTTCCTATAATATGACGGGCTTTTACAATTATAATGTGCTCATTGCTGTGGGTGCAGTTATATTATCGATAGGTGCCGTTCTAATGCTAATCGGCACTAGTAAGGTTATTAAAACGATTATTCGTGCTGTATTGCCTAATCCTGATAGTAAGGTATCAGATATTATCTTCCAAAATATACGACTTGATAAAGGTCCTAAAATCGTTGTTATCGGCGGTGGTACAGGATTGTCTAATCTATTGCGTGGATTGAAAACACACACATCTAATTTATCAGCTATTGTTACAGTAGCTGATGATGGTGGTTCATCAGGTCGTTTACGGGAAGATTTTAAAATGATTGCCCCTGGTGACTTGCGAAACTGCTTGGTCGCATTAGCAGAACAAGAAGGGGTTATGGAAAATCTTTTCCGCTACCGCTTTGAAGGGGAAAACGAGCTATCTGGTCATAGCTTTGGTAATCTCTTTATCACAGCACTTGCTCAAGTATATGATGGCGATGTGGAGGAAGCGCTTGAAGCGGCTAGTAAATTGTTGCGTGTACGAGGTCGTGTAATTCCGTCGTCTACTGAGTTCATTAAATTAGTAGCGGAGATGACCGATGGTACTATCGTAGAAGGTGAAAGTAATATTCCTAATTCTGGTAAACGCATTCGCCATATGTATAGTGAGCCAGCACAGCCAAAACCAGAAGGTGCTGCGTTACGTGCTATCGATGAAGCAGATGTTATCATCTTTGGACCAGGTAGCTTATATACAAGTATCATTCCGAATTTGTTAACTGATAAAATTGCATCTCATGTACGCGCTAGTAAGGCAAATAAAATTTACATTGCTAATGTTATGACTCAACCTGGCGAAACTACAGATTATACCTTAAGTGATCATGTGGAGGCTCTCATTGCACATGGTGGTGAAGGCATTGTAGATACTGTACTTGCTAATGATGGACCACTACCAATTCAAATGGTAGAACAATATAGTGCTGTAGGTTCAGAGCCTGTAGCATTAGATACTAAGAAGCTACAAGCAAAGGGAATACGCACGATTCGGGCTACATTGATAAGTCCTAAAAAGCCGGCTGTTCATGATCCTGAACGGTTAGGTAAAGTAATTATGGATATTGTGCATGCTATGCAATCAGATACTGAACCACATATCCTAGAATATTATCTCCAACGAGATGATCATTAA
- a CDS encoding DUF3084 domain-containing protein: MLVGVKILIIIALMGGLIAYMGDKLGTKVGKRRMSLFGLRPKHTSIIVTIVTGLLVAAATVGVLTITSQSVRTALFGMDQLRADMKQLNDEVAAKTQELIRGQALLEQNKQELAERMAEIEQIRSEVEATKAELASAQAAKDATAAELATLQASYDEVSKKLADLEATRAKMEAHIKDLQTTQEQLQNGIIHLREGTILFQVDQLLAQAVVRPGLSEEDSQAAIKNIIDDTNKLVLRRLGIEDQGQAVVYVERQNIEVATQKLNSAKTPMVVQVVAAGNIIAGEPAVAIIQVYPQQFIYKNGEVIHSAVMDGGPNAQSAMLQFLKQVNEKARVKGIIPDSLSGDIGTIPGDDLFTAIRRVATIHGKVHVEAYVDGDTYSSGPVHLKLRITQMPVFNDKAKMPAY; this comes from the coding sequence ATGTTAGTAGGTGTTAAAATATTAATTATTATCGCCCTTATGGGTGGACTTATTGCCTACATGGGGGATAAGTTAGGCACCAAGGTTGGTAAGCGTCGCATGTCCCTCTTTGGATTAAGGCCTAAGCATACATCGATTATTGTTACTATCGTAACAGGTTTATTAGTTGCTGCTGCTACAGTAGGGGTATTAACCATTACTTCTCAAAGTGTAAGAACAGCACTCTTTGGAATGGACCAGTTGCGAGCAGATATGAAGCAACTCAATGATGAGGTGGCTGCTAAGACGCAAGAGCTAATTCGTGGTCAAGCATTGCTTGAGCAAAATAAGCAAGAATTAGCAGAACGCATGGCTGAAATAGAGCAAATTCGCAGTGAAGTTGAAGCTACCAAGGCGGAGTTAGCTAGTGCACAAGCTGCTAAAGATGCGACTGCAGCCGAGTTAGCAACACTTCAAGCCTCATATGATGAAGTATCTAAAAAGTTAGCTGACTTAGAAGCAACAAGAGCTAAGATGGAAGCTCATATTAAGGATTTACAAACAACACAAGAACAATTGCAAAATGGCATTATTCATTTGCGTGAAGGAACTATTCTTTTCCAAGTTGATCAATTATTGGCACAAGCTGTTGTTCGACCTGGTTTAAGTGAAGAAGATAGCCAAGCAGCAATCAAAAATATTATTGATGATACAAATAAATTGGTGCTACGCCGCCTTGGTATCGAAGATCAAGGGCAAGCTGTTGTATATGTAGAGCGTCAAAATATTGAGGTAGCTACACAAAAGCTTAATAGTGCAAAGACACCTATGGTCGTTCAAGTTGTAGCGGCTGGCAATATCATTGCTGGCGAACCTGCAGTGGCTATTATCCAAGTATATCCACAACAATTTATTTATAAAAATGGAGAAGTAATCCATTCTGCTGTAATGGATGGTGGGCCTAATGCTCAATCAGCTATGCTTCAATTCTTGAAGCAAGTAAATGAAAAGGCGAGAGTGAAAGGCATAATTCCAGACTCCTTATCTGGTGATATTGGAACGATACCAGGGGATGATTTATTTACTGCTATTAGACGTGTTGCTACTATACATGGCAAGGTTCATGTAGAAGCATATGTTGACGGTGATACATATTCATCTGGTCCTGTACATCTTAAGTTGCGTATTACTCAAATGCCTGTCTTTAATGATAAGGCAAAAATGCCAGCTTATTAA
- the whiA gene encoding DNA-binding protein WhiA produces MSFAEDVKNELCQYESSSDADLAMKIEASCLLRMGGSIILGMKGAVGIRLATANNAVARRLLGILKKQYELPTNVLVRQGLNLRKKNMYTLSVEPSIEGRQALEDLALWPVTEQIPRSWLKSMEARRAFLRGAFLGGGSVNKPQSDYHLEFMTGNENFAKEIIHVLRLFHIHAGLTERKEEYVVYLKEGDAVTNCLQIMGAQSALMEFENVRIMKTVRNQINRQVNCETANLQKVVDAAVRQVKAIRIIDREIGIDELPEKLRIVARLRWDNPEASLKELEELMDGELSKSGIGHRLKKIEALALTYDPMGLEEI; encoded by the coding sequence ATGTCATTTGCTGAAGATGTAAAAAATGAATTATGCCAATATGAATCCTCTAGTGATGCAGATTTGGCCATGAAAATTGAAGCGTCTTGCTTATTGCGCATGGGTGGATCTATCATTCTGGGGATGAAGGGGGCTGTTGGTATTAGATTGGCTACTGCAAATAATGCAGTAGCTCGTCGCTTGTTAGGCATATTAAAAAAACAATATGAATTACCTACCAATGTATTAGTACGACAAGGACTAAATTTGCGCAAGAAAAATATGTATACTTTATCTGTAGAGCCATCTATAGAAGGGCGACAGGCGTTAGAAGATCTTGCTTTATGGCCTGTAACTGAACAAATTCCTCGTAGTTGGCTTAAATCTATGGAGGCACGACGTGCTTTTTTACGGGGGGCTTTTTTAGGCGGTGGCTCTGTTAATAAGCCACAAAGCGACTATCATCTCGAGTTTATGACGGGGAATGAGAATTTTGCAAAGGAAATTATACATGTATTGCGGTTATTTCATATTCATGCAGGTTTGACTGAGCGTAAGGAAGAGTACGTAGTATATCTTAAAGAAGGGGACGCTGTAACGAATTGCTTGCAAATTATGGGTGCTCAATCAGCACTGATGGAATTTGAAAACGTGCGCATAATGAAAACTGTGCGAAATCAAATTAATCGACAAGTAAACTGTGAGACTGCAAATTTGCAAAAGGTTGTAGATGCTGCAGTACGCCAGGTAAAGGCTATTCGAATTATCGATAGAGAAATTGGTATTGATGAGTTGCCTGAAAAGTTGCGAATTGTAGCAAGATTGAGATGGGACAATCCAGAAGCGAGTCTGAAAGAACTTGAAGAATTGATGGATGGCGAATTATCTAAGTCGGGTATTGGACATCGCTTAAAGAAAATCGAAGCATTAGCACTTACGTATGACCCTATGGGGCTTGAAGAAATATAG
- the rapZ gene encoding RNase adapter RapZ: MEAFRLLIVTGMSGAGKTQVLQALEDMGYLCIDNIPPVLIPKLSEICRQGGERTNRVALVVDIRGGEFFEALSSSLETLREMKVDYEIVFMDATDETLIRRYKESRRSHPLAPDGMITTGLKEERQILNSVRHKADFIIDTTNMKTASLKEYLKTRFTQVDEGHGMSITVVSFGFKYGLPLDADMVWDVRFLPNPFYIPDFRHKTGRVKAVNEYIHSFEVTEEFKNRYFDTIDFLVPNYEQEGKSQFIVAVGCTGGMHRSVAMAEALYSHLLEKGYRVSVEHRDMMKNNVEEDYNPHEIKTLGN, translated from the coding sequence ATGGAAGCATTTCGTTTATTAATTGTTACAGGCATGTCTGGTGCCGGCAAAACTCAAGTTCTACAAGCATTAGAGGATATGGGCTATCTATGTATTGATAATATTCCTCCTGTACTTATTCCTAAGCTAAGTGAAATTTGTCGACAAGGTGGAGAACGTACAAACCGTGTAGCTTTAGTCGTAGATATTCGCGGTGGTGAATTCTTTGAAGCTCTTTCATCATCTCTTGAAACATTAAGAGAAATGAAGGTAGATTATGAAATTGTCTTTATGGATGCTACAGATGAGACGTTAATTAGACGATATAAAGAAAGTCGTCGCAGCCATCCACTGGCTCCAGATGGGATGATCACTACAGGTTTGAAAGAAGAACGTCAGATATTAAATTCTGTACGACATAAAGCAGACTTCATTATTGATACAACGAATATGAAGACAGCTAGCTTGAAAGAGTATTTAAAAACTCGCTTTACTCAAGTAGACGAAGGTCATGGCATGTCTATTACAGTTGTAAGCTTTGGCTTTAAATATGGATTACCATTGGATGCGGATATGGTTTGGGATGTTCGATTCTTACCAAATCCATTCTACATTCCAGATTTCCGTCATAAAACAGGTCGTGTGAAAGCTGTAAATGAATATATTCATTCCTTTGAAGTTACAGAGGAATTTAAAAACCGTTATTTTGATACTATTGATTTTCTTGTGCCTAATTATGAACAAGAAGGGAAGTCTCAATTTATCGTGGCTGTAGGTTGTACTGGCGGTATGCATAGATCTGTAGCTATGGCAGAAGCATTATATTCCCATCTATTAGAAAAGGGGTATCGTGTTTCTGTAGAACATCGAGATATGATGAAAAATAATGTAGAAGAAGATTATAATCCTCATGAAATTAAAACACTTGGTAACTAG
- a CDS encoding putative porin produces MKKQFAAIFAATAVLGVTTAFAANPFSDVTPDSWAYQAVSQLANAGIVNGYPDGTFKGQNNITRYEMAQMVAKAMANQDRANAEQQAMINRLADEFSNELNNLGVRVARLEDRVGNVKVTGDARLRYQDAEHAKSKFDARARVQFNAKVNDRTDAVVRLTSGNFELGNSQNGGNANATIDRAYVNHKFGERVSLKAGRFGQTIGGGLAFDGTFDGAQLNAGNDKIQAQAAYGYMVSGEAAGLSKEQNVTNTYLGLNGKVGKHTMVGGFYDRVNQDGSNGYKNIYGFNANANFDKVWVGGEWLRDSHVDHSQAWTAGLGYGNYNIAKQGTWGVKGQYFNQKENAPIIDSTWNQKYGADSKGWLATVDYALQNNVGLSAYYGFDWKDQAGNDLNDFYRADLNYKF; encoded by the coding sequence ATGAAAAAACAATTCGCAGCAATCTTTGCAGCAACAGCAGTTTTGGGTGTAACTACTGCATTCGCAGCTAACCCATTCTCCGATGTAACTCCAGATTCTTGGGCATACCAAGCAGTTTCCCAATTGGCAAATGCTGGTATCGTTAACGGTTACCCAGATGGCACTTTCAAAGGCCAAAACAACATCACTCGTTACGAAATGGCTCAAATGGTAGCTAAAGCTATGGCTAACCAAGACCGTGCTAACGCTGAACAACAAGCTATGATCAACCGTTTGGCTGATGAATTCTCCAACGAATTGAACAACTTGGGCGTTCGTGTAGCTCGCTTGGAAGACCGCGTAGGTAACGTAAAAGTTACTGGTGATGCTCGTCTTCGTTACCAAGATGCTGAACATGCTAAATCCAAATTCGACGCTCGTGCACGTGTACAATTCAACGCAAAAGTAAACGATCGCACTGACGCAGTTGTTCGTTTAACTTCTGGCAACTTCGAATTGGGCAACTCCCAAAACGGTGGTAATGCAAACGCTACAATCGACCGCGCTTATGTAAACCATAAATTCGGCGAACGCGTATCCTTGAAAGCTGGTCGTTTCGGCCAAACTATCGGTGGCGGCTTAGCATTTGATGGTACTTTCGATGGTGCTCAATTGAACGCTGGCAACGACAAAATCCAAGCTCAAGCAGCTTACGGTTACATGGTATCCGGTGAAGCAGCTGGCTTAAGTAAAGAACAAAACGTAACTAACACTTACCTTGGCTTGAACGGTAAAGTAGGTAAACACACTATGGTTGGTGGTTTCTACGATCGTGTAAACCAAGACGGTTCTAACGGTTACAAAAATATCTATGGCTTCAACGCTAATGCTAATTTCGACAAAGTTTGGGTTGGTGGCGAATGGTTGAGAGATTCCCATGTTGATCATTCTCAAGCTTGGACTGCAGGTCTTGGTTATGGCAACTACAACATCGCAAAACAAGGTACTTGGGGTGTTAAAGGTCAATACTTCAACCAAAAAGAAAACGCTCCTATCATTGATTCCACTTGGAACCAAAAATACGGTGCTGACTCCAAAGGTTGGTTGGCAACTGTTGACTATGCATTGCAAAACAACGTTGGCTTGTCCGCTTACTACGGTTTCGACTGGAAAGACCAAGCTGGTAACGATCTTAACGACTTCTACCGTGCAGACCTTAACTACAAATTCTAA
- the lepB gene encoding signal peptidase I, giving the protein MSNKIVKEILDWIYAIVLALVIAMVIHIFLIQPTRVSGESMEDTLHNGQYLIVTKWHHIMNEMPNYGQIVIIDSRVNRARTWVDDVEEPLMNYASVFNKAAQTNDVWVKRVIGRPGDVLEFKDGHVWRNGEQLQEPYTKDTIMNYTRSTPVTVPEGHVFVMGDNRNHSSDSRFIGPVPVDHVLGFVSYAI; this is encoded by the coding sequence ATGAGTAATAAAATAGTAAAAGAAATATTAGATTGGATTTATGCCATTGTATTAGCATTGGTTATTGCTATGGTAATCCATATCTTCTTGATTCAACCAACACGGGTATCTGGTGAATCAATGGAGGATACACTACATAATGGTCAATATTTAATTGTAACGAAGTGGCATCATATTATGAATGAAATGCCAAATTATGGACAAATTGTAATCATTGATAGTCGTGTTAATCGTGCACGTACTTGGGTAGATGATGTAGAAGAACCATTAATGAACTATGCATCTGTCTTTAACAAAGCTGCTCAAACAAATGATGTATGGGTTAAGCGCGTTATTGGTCGTCCTGGCGATGTATTAGAGTTTAAAGATGGTCATGTATGGCGTAATGGTGAACAATTACAAGAACCATATACTAAAGATACAATAATGAATTATACACGCTCTACACCTGTTACAGTTCCAGAAGGGCATGTGTTTGTGATGGGGGATAATCGAAATCACTCTAGCGATAGTCGTTTTATCGGTCCTGTTCCAGTTGATCACGTATTAGGTTTTGTATCCTATGCAATTTAA
- a CDS encoding YitT family protein: MTNETSTHNWSNFIMRCLMMILGALIYTIGLDLFLVPNSIIDGGVVGISLMAAELSGVSFSIFVVLFNLPFLYIGYRANGKNFTFSTLFSIVWMAIFSTFAHDFTPITSDPFLGSIFGGIILGIGVGLIIRNGGSLDGSEIVAIIFDKRSTFSVGEIVMAMNLIILGAAGFVYSWNSAMYSLIAYFIAYKMIDITITGLDESKGVMIITDAENSQKIADALNANLNRGVTIMYGEGGYLKQPKHVLYSVVTRLEIMRLKNTVYEVDPSAFITIQDVHDVFGGRFTKNGH; this comes from the coding sequence ATGACAAATGAAACTTCAACGCATAACTGGTCAAACTTTATTATGCGTTGTTTAATGATGATTTTAGGGGCCTTAATTTATACTATAGGCTTAGATTTATTTTTAGTACCGAATAGCATCATCGATGGTGGTGTAGTTGGTATTTCCTTGATGGCTGCAGAGCTTTCAGGAGTTTCTTTCAGTATTTTTGTTGTACTCTTTAACTTGCCTTTCTTATATATTGGCTATAGAGCTAACGGTAAAAACTTTACATTCTCTACACTGTTCTCTATCGTATGGATGGCTATTTTTTCAACCTTTGCTCATGATTTCACACCGATTACATCGGATCCATTTTTAGGATCTATCTTTGGTGGTATCATCTTAGGCATCGGGGTAGGCCTCATTATACGTAACGGTGGTTCTTTGGACGGCTCTGAAATCGTAGCCATCATATTTGATAAACGTTCTACCTTCTCTGTAGGTGAAATCGTAATGGCCATGAATCTTATTATTCTTGGCGCAGCAGGTTTTGTATATAGTTGGAATAGTGCTATGTACTCCTTGATTGCATACTTCATTGCCTATAAGATGATTGATATTACAATTACAGGCCTTGATGAATCTAAAGGGGTCATGATTATTACAGATGCAGAGAATTCCCAAAAAATTGCAGATGCATTAAATGCGAACCTAAATCGTGGTGTTACCATCATGTATGGTGAAGGGGGCTATTTAAAGCAACCTAAACATGTTTTGTACTCTGTGGTGACAAGACTTGAGATTATGAGGTTAAAAAATACTGTTTATGAAGTAGATCCATCGGCATTTATTACGATTCAGGATGTACATGATGTATTCGGTGGTAGATTTACAAAAAACGGTCATTAA
- a CDS encoding Cof-type HAD-IIB family hydrolase: MNPSFSHIKMVAIDCDETLVRSDNTVSAYTVDVLHRLQQKGIGITIATGRMYQTAKPIGLALQLGNVPMILFSGGLIQELETGYKLFEQTVPIDVVYRVFQLGQQYSWHIQSYVDDHLLCHHKNWQSDHYEQQTGAVAEFLGDTIYTLSSEPNKLIAIDTEEGIDRIIDILTPLVGNRVTLVRSQRDFLEITAPNVSKGRALAQLALDNNLSLENIVSFGNADNDISMLSETGYSVAVSNATEHVKSVANEVCGHHNEDGVAHWIEKNLL; encoded by the coding sequence ATGAATCCTTCTTTCTCTCATATAAAAATGGTAGCCATCGATTGTGATGAGACATTAGTTCGAAGTGATAATACAGTTTCTGCATATACGGTTGATGTATTGCATCGCTTGCAGCAGAAGGGAATTGGTATAACAATTGCTACTGGACGCATGTATCAAACGGCAAAACCAATTGGATTAGCATTACAACTTGGCAATGTTCCTATGATATTGTTCTCTGGTGGTTTAATCCAGGAGTTAGAAACGGGATATAAGCTATTTGAACAAACTGTTCCTATAGATGTCGTATATCGTGTTTTTCAACTCGGCCAACAATATAGTTGGCATATACAATCGTATGTAGATGATCATTTACTATGTCATCATAAAAATTGGCAATCCGATCATTATGAACAGCAAACAGGGGCTGTAGCTGAGTTTTTAGGTGATACAATTTATACACTTTCTTCAGAACCCAATAAGCTCATTGCTATCGATACAGAGGAAGGAATCGATAGAATTATTGATATCTTGACCCCATTAGTTGGTAATCGTGTTACATTAGTGCGTAGTCAACGAGATTTCCTCGAAATCACTGCACCGAATGTATCAAAAGGGCGTGCATTAGCTCAATTAGCTCTAGATAATAATCTTAGTCTTGAAAATATAGTTTCCTTTGGAAATGCAGATAACGATATTTCTATGTTAAGTGAAACGGGATATTCGGTAGCTGTTTCAAATGCAACAGAACATGTAAAATCTGTGGCTAATGAAGTATGTGGTCATCATAATGAAGATGGTGTAGCTCACTGGATAGAAAAGAATCTTTTATAA